The [Eubacterium] siraeum genome contains a region encoding:
- the secF gene encoding protein translocase subunit SecF has product MNNKKVFDFIGYRKILFLIPIVIAVITVIFNCIFGVEMAIEFKGGTMLTYSYTGEIDTNAVKKTVEGENYGAVTVTTGSSMNSSLEVVEISFSSSEGLTADKQTALSDKLQQTFKDNSLTLVNSQDVNPTSGTEFFLKCLVAVLFSFVLLVIYIAFRFKKIGGLSAGVFALVALVHDCFMVYAVFVFCRFPIDANFMAVVLTVLGNSINNTIVVYDRIRENRNLYGNSLSLKELVNMSITQSITRSVNTTVTTAFAVLAICVVCAICGVTSIMTFAIPMMAGLICGTYSSLCISGPLWVLWQEKHGKNYTNAGNGESKKDTKNLASKGTVDTKKLMV; this is encoded by the coding sequence ATGAATAACAAAAAAGTATTTGATTTTATAGGATACAGAAAGATACTCTTTCTGATACCGATTGTCATTGCTGTAATTACGGTTATTTTCAACTGTATATTCGGCGTTGAAATGGCTATTGAATTCAAGGGCGGTACGATGCTGACCTACAGCTATACCGGCGAAATTGACACAAATGCGGTAAAGAAGACGGTTGAGGGCGAAAATTACGGTGCTGTTACGGTAACTACAGGTTCTTCGATGAACAGCTCGCTTGAAGTCGTTGAAATCTCATTCTCGTCTTCAGAGGGACTTACTGCAGATAAGCAGACAGCTTTATCGGATAAGCTCCAGCAGACCTTCAAGGATAACAGCCTTACGCTTGTAAACAGCCAGGATGTCAACCCCACATCAGGTACGGAGTTCTTCCTTAAGTGCCTTGTTGCAGTATTATTCTCGTTTGTACTGCTCGTTATCTATATTGCGTTCAGATTCAAGAAGATCGGCGGCCTTTCGGCAGGTGTGTTTGCACTGGTAGCCCTCGTTCACGACTGTTTCATGGTTTATGCGGTGTTCGTGTTCTGCCGTTTCCCGATCGACGCAAACTTTATGGCGGTTGTTCTTACCGTACTCGGTAACTCTATCAATAATACAATCGTTGTATATGACCGTATCAGAGAGAACCGTAACCTTTACGGCAACTCGCTTTCACTCAAGGAACTTGTTAATATGAGTATCACTCAGTCGATAACACGTTCTGTAAACACAACTGTTACCACAGCCTTTGCCGTACTCGCAATCTGCGTTGTATGCGCAATCTGCGGCGTAACCTCGATAATGACATTTGCTATTCCTATGATGGCAGGTCTTATCTGCGGTACCTATTCTTCACTGTGCATCTCGGGTCCCCTGTGGGTACTCTGGCAGGAGAAGCACGGCAAGAATTATACAAATGCAGGAAACGGCGAAAGCAAGAAGGATACAAAGAATCTTGCTTCAAAGGGTACGGTAGACACAAAGAAGCTCATGGTATAA
- a CDS encoding SecD/SecF family protein translocase subunit gives MKRVAKPVFFIVLAVILAFTGIVFFGVHTQYGDFTNTIIRGVSDIRWGIDIRGGVDVTFTSPADYDATNEEVDAAKSIVETRLVANNITDYEVYVDYNSDKIIVRFPWQAEDDSFDPEAAVKELGATALLTFREGSEKSLSDGQTYEDLPLIISGSDVEKASAVYQLKSGNSKEYEYMVSLKLKDSGKEKFAEATKKLASSKGYISTYMDDKCISTATVKEEISGGEATISGGFTADEAKALADQINGGALPFKLETSSFSTISPTLGTGARDAMAIAGVIAFALIMIFMIALYRLPGVVAVIGLIGQVAGTFCAITGFFPFSNSFTLTIPGIAGIILAVGMGVDANVITGERIKEEINSGKTIDTAIATGYKRAFSAVFDGNITMIIVAIILMGAFGTPDSLASTILKPVFFMFGASTEGTIYSFGYTLMVGVILNFLFGIFATRLMTMSLSRFKIFRNPALYGGKSAKKCAAEKAAATEGGASK, from the coding sequence TTGAAAAGAGTGGCAAAGCCTGTGTTCTTTATAGTGCTGGCGGTTATACTGGCATTTACAGGCATAGTATTTTTCGGTGTTCATACCCAGTACGGCGATTTCACGAACACTATTATAAGAGGTGTAAGCGATATTCGTTGGGGTATTGATATCAGAGGCGGTGTTGACGTTACATTTACGTCACCGGCAGATTACGATGCGACCAATGAAGAGGTCGATGCGGCAAAGTCGATTGTTGAAACAAGACTTGTTGCAAACAACATAACAGACTATGAGGTTTATGTTGATTATAACAGCGATAAGATAATCGTGCGTTTCCCGTGGCAGGCTGAGGATGACAGCTTTGATCCGGAAGCGGCTGTAAAGGAGCTTGGTGCTACCGCACTGCTCACCTTCAGAGAAGGCTCGGAAAAATCGCTTTCCGACGGTCAGACATACGAGGATCTGCCCCTTATCATTTCCGGTTCGGATGTTGAAAAGGCTTCTGCCGTATATCAGCTCAAGAGCGGAAACAGCAAGGAATATGAGTATATGGTATCCTTAAAGCTGAAGGACAGCGGCAAGGAGAAGTTTGCAGAGGCTACAAAGAAGCTTGCTTCATCAAAGGGATACATCTCGACATATATGGATGACAAGTGCATTTCAACAGCTACCGTAAAAGAGGAAATCAGCGGCGGTGAGGCTACAATCAGCGGTGGCTTTACGGCTGATGAGGCTAAGGCACTTGCAGACCAGATAAACGGCGGTGCGTTACCGTTCAAGCTGGAAACATCGAGCTTCAGCACTATCTCACCCACGCTCGGTACAGGTGCCCGTGACGCTATGGCAATCGCCGGCGTTATCGCATTTGCACTTATAATGATATTCATGATTGCACTGTACAGACTGCCCGGTGTAGTTGCCGTTATCGGTCTTATAGGACAGGTTGCAGGTACGTTCTGTGCTATAACAGGCTTCTTCCCGTTCTCAAACAGCTTTACGCTGACAATACCCGGTATCGCAGGTATCATTCTTGCGGTAGGTATGGGCGTTGACGCTAACGTTATCACGGGTGAGCGTATAAAGGAAGAAATAAACAGCGGCAAGACGATAGACACAGCGATAGCCACAGGCTATAAGAGAGCGTTCAGTGCGGTATTTGACGGTAATATCACAATGATTATCGTTGCTATCATACTTATGGGTGCTTTCGGTACTCCCGACAGCCTTGCGTCTACTATACTGAAGCCGGTATTCTTCATGTTCGGTGCTTCGACAGAGGGTACTATCTACTCATTCGGCTATACTCTGATGGTCGGCGTTATACTGAACTTCCTGTTCGGCATATTTGCGACAAGACTTATGACAATGTCGCTTTCCAGATTCAAGATATTCAGAAATCCCGCTCTCTACGGCGGAAAATCTGCAAAGAAGTGTGCCGCTGAAAAGGCTGCCGCAACGGAAGGCGGTGCTTCAAAATGA
- the purB gene encoding adenylosuccinate lyase — protein sequence MTNYETYESPFCTRYASEEMQFTFSAQKKFSTFRRLWVALARAEMKLGLEQVTQEKVDELEAHIDDIDFAYAAEEEKKLRHDVMAHVHTYGKCCPKAEGIIHLGATSCYVGDNTDVIVMRDAMKIVHRKLVNVLSNFASFADKYKDMPCLAYTHLQPAQLTTVGKRATLWMNELLMDLEDLEYQMGNLKLLGQKGTTGTQASFMELFHGDEEKIEKLEQMIAEEMGFKQCVPVSGQTYSRKVDSRIVNVLGGIAQSCSKFSNDLRILANFKEIEEPFEKNQIGSSAMPYKRNPMRAERITSLSRYVMIDTLNPAFTAGTQWFERTLDDSANKRIAVAEAFLATDAILNIMLNITNGLVVYPKVIRARVMKELPFMATENIMMDAVMKGGNRQELHEKIRQHSIAAGKVIKEEGGENDLVDRIAADPDFMTTKEEIEAKLIPENYTGRSASQVSAFLDRCIKPVLEKNKDVLGEKAELSV from the coding sequence ATGACAAATTATGAAACTTACGAAAGCCCTTTCTGTACGAGATATGCAAGCGAGGAAATGCAGTTTACATTCTCCGCACAGAAGAAGTTTTCGACATTCCGCAGATTGTGGGTAGCGCTTGCAAGAGCGGAAATGAAGCTCGGACTTGAGCAGGTAACGCAGGAAAAGGTCGACGAGCTTGAGGCGCATATTGATGATATTGATTTTGCTTATGCGGCTGAGGAGGAGAAGAAGCTCCGCCACGATGTTATGGCGCACGTCCATACATACGGAAAGTGCTGTCCTAAAGCTGAGGGCATAATCCATTTAGGTGCTACAAGCTGTTATGTAGGCGACAACACCGATGTTATCGTAATGCGTGACGCTATGAAGATAGTACACAGAAAGCTTGTGAACGTTCTTTCGAACTTCGCTTCTTTTGCGGATAAATATAAGGATATGCCCTGTCTTGCATATACACATTTACAGCCTGCACAGCTGACTACCGTAGGCAAGCGTGCTACGCTGTGGATGAACGAACTTCTGATGGATCTTGAGGATCTTGAGTATCAGATGGGTAATCTGAAACTGCTCGGTCAGAAGGGTACTACAGGCACACAGGCGAGCTTTATGGAACTGTTCCACGGCGATGAGGAAAAGATAGAAAAGCTGGAGCAGATGATAGCTGAGGAAATGGGATTCAAGCAGTGCGTACCCGTAAGCGGTCAGACCTATTCAAGAAAGGTTGACAGCAGAATAGTAAACGTACTGGGCGGTATTGCACAGAGCTGTTCGAAGTTCTCGAACGATCTGCGTATCCTTGCAAACTTCAAGGAAATCGAGGAGCCTTTTGAAAAGAATCAGATCGGTTCTTCGGCTATGCCTTATAAGAGAAACCCGATGAGAGCGGAGAGAATAACCTCGCTTTCAAGATATGTTATGATAGATACTCTTAATCCTGCGTTTACGGCAGGCACACAGTGGTTTGAGAGAACGCTCGACGACAGTGCGAACAAGCGTATCGCAGTAGCGGAGGCATTCCTTGCAACAGACGCTATACTGAACATTATGCTGAATATCACAAACGGACTGGTCGTATATCCTAAGGTTATCCGTGCAAGAGTAATGAAGGAGCTTCCTTTCATGGCAACGGAAAACATTATGATGGACGCAGTTATGAAGGGCGGAAACAGACAGGAGCTTCACGAGAAGATAAGACAGCACAGCATTGCCGCAGGTAAGGTCATCAAAGAAGAGGGCGGAGAAAACGACCTCGTTGACAGAATCGCCGCAGACCCCGACTTCATGACAACAAAGGAAGAAATCGAGGCAAAGCTCATTCCCGAAAATTACACGGGCAGAAGCGCAAGCCAGGTGAGCGCATTCCTTGACAGGTGCATAAAGCCTGTCCTTGAAAAGAATAAGGACGTTCTCGGAGAAAAGGCTGAGCTTTCCGTATAA
- a CDS encoding diacylglycerol kinase family protein, with protein sequence MSVKYILYNPLSCNGKGTELAQKLTDIYKDDELKYCNMTQISGYGTFFDSISPESDIVLCGGDGTLNRFINDSDGYPYENPLYYYGTGSGNDFLRDLGKEQGCEPVRINEYVRNLPIVTVNGKSSRFINAIGYGIDGYCCETGDELREKSDKPINYTSIAVKGLLFHFRPANAVINVDGREYSYKKVWLAPTMNGRFYGGGMMTAPKQDRNNPEGKLSVVVMHGSGKLKTLMVFPSIFKGEHISHTEMVEVLTGKEITVRFDSPAALQIDGETVKNVSEYSVKAYDRENGDRRYTDGEKEKESETV encoded by the coding sequence ATGAGCGTGAAATACATACTGTATAATCCTTTATCGTGCAACGGGAAGGGAACAGAGCTTGCACAAAAGCTGACGGATATATACAAGGACGATGAACTGAAATATTGCAATATGACGCAGATAAGCGGGTACGGCACATTTTTTGACAGTATTTCGCCCGAAAGCGATATTGTGCTGTGCGGCGGTGACGGTACGCTTAACCGTTTTATAAATGACAGCGACGGGTATCCTTATGAGAATCCGCTGTATTATTACGGTACGGGAAGCGGAAATGATTTTTTGCGTGATCTCGGCAAGGAGCAGGGCTGTGAGCCTGTAAGGATAAACGAATATGTCAGAAATCTGCCTATTGTAACGGTAAACGGCAAAAGCTCACGGTTTATCAATGCTATAGGCTACGGTATTGACGGATATTGCTGTGAAACGGGCGATGAGCTGAGAGAAAAATCCGACAAGCCCATAAATTATACATCTATTGCGGTTAAAGGTCTGTTGTTTCATTTCAGACCGGCGAATGCGGTTATAAACGTTGACGGCAGGGAGTACAGCTATAAGAAGGTATGGCTTGCGCCGACAATGAACGGCAGGTTTTACGGCGGCGGTATGATGACCGCTCCGAAACAGGACAGAAACAACCCCGAGGGGAAGCTGTCGGTTGTTGTGATGCACGGCAGTGGGAAGCTGAAAACGCTTATGGTGTTCCCTTCAATCTTCAAGGGGGAGCATATCAGCCATACCGAGATGGTAGAGGTGCTGACCGGAAAGGAAATCACAGTGCGGTTTGATTCACCTGCCGCATTGCAGATAGACGGCGAAACGGTAAAGAATGTCAGCGAATATTCGGTGAAGGCGTATGACAGGGAGAACGGCGACCGGCGGTATACAGACGGAGAAAAGGAAAAAGAAAGCGAAACTGTTTGA
- the rny gene encoding ribonuclease Y gives MEVWLAVTLCAAAFVVGAAIFGFVMYKMGIEHRKKTAEAQIESAEKEASRIVSEANEKAQATKKTALVEAKDEIFKLKENNEKEIQKLKSETERELKERRAEVTRSERRLQQKEENLDKKNDKIERLEEQLQNKNKKAEEKLAEAESIKKSQMDILEKISGFTLDQAKEHLLSMLDSELSHEKAVKITAYEQRLKDECDEKARQYISLAISRLAADTVSEVAVSVVPLPNDEMKGRIIGREGRNIRALEQLTGVDLIIDDTPEAITLSCHDHVRREIARIALEKLIQDGRIHPTRIEETVEKARREVELKIKQEGERAVMETNVNGLHHELVRLIGRLYYRTSYRQNVLNHSIEVAHLAGIMASELGVDATLARRAGLLHDIGKALNHEIEGSHVQIGVDVCRKYKESPEVIHAIEAHHGDVEIHSVIAALVQAADAISAARPAARSENYENYIKRLQKLEEICSSYNGVEKSFAIQAGREVRIMIKPEQVDDDKMIVLAREISQRIENEMEYPGQIKVHLIRESRAIDYAK, from the coding sequence ATGGAAGTGTGGCTTGCAGTTACACTCTGTGCGGCGGCATTCGTAGTCGGAGCGGCGATATTCGGTTTTGTTATGTACAAAATGGGTATCGAGCATAGAAAAAAGACGGCAGAAGCGCAGATAGAATCTGCCGAGAAGGAAGCAAGCAGGATAGTATCCGAGGCTAACGAAAAAGCTCAGGCAACAAAGAAAACCGCACTGGTTGAGGCTAAAGACGAGATCTTTAAACTCAAAGAAAACAACGAAAAAGAAATTCAGAAACTCAAAAGCGAAACCGAAAGAGAACTCAAGGAACGCAGAGCAGAGGTAACACGCTCTGAAAGAAGACTTCAGCAGAAAGAGGAGAACCTCGACAAGAAGAACGATAAGATCGAACGTCTTGAAGAACAGCTCCAGAACAAGAACAAGAAGGCTGAAGAAAAGCTGGCTGAAGCCGAATCCATCAAGAAAAGCCAGATGGATATTCTCGAAAAAATATCCGGCTTTACTTTAGATCAGGCGAAGGAACACCTGCTGAGTATGCTTGACAGCGAGCTTTCGCACGAAAAGGCAGTCAAGATTACAGCTTACGAACAGCGTCTTAAGGACGAATGCGACGAAAAGGCAAGACAGTATATCTCCCTTGCTATTTCAAGACTTGCCGCCGATACCGTATCAGAGGTGGCAGTATCCGTAGTGCCTCTGCCCAATGACGAAATGAAGGGCAGAATAATCGGCCGTGAGGGCAGAAACATCCGTGCGCTTGAACAGCTCACAGGTGTTGACCTTATCATTGACGATACCCCCGAGGCTATAACGCTTTCCTGCCATGACCATGTAAGACGTGAGATAGCAAGAATAGCGCTTGAAAAGCTCATTCAGGACGGACGTATCCATCCCACGAGAATTGAAGAAACAGTAGAAAAGGCAAGACGTGAGGTCGAGCTTAAAATCAAGCAGGAGGGCGAGCGTGCCGTTATGGAAACCAACGTCAACGGCCTGCACCACGAGCTTGTAAGGCTTATCGGCCGCCTTTACTACCGTACCTCTTACCGTCAGAACGTACTTAACCACTCAATAGAGGTCGCTCACCTTGCAGGCATAATGGCAAGCGAGCTTGGCGTTGACGCAACTCTTGCAAGAAGAGCAGGTCTTCTGCACGATATAGGCAAGGCTCTTAACCACGAGATTGAAGGCTCACACGTTCAGATAGGTGTCGATGTCTGCCGTAAGTATAAGGAAAGCCCAGAAGTCATCCACGCTATCGAGGCTCACCACGGCGATGTTGAGATACACTCTGTTATTGCCGCTCTTGTACAGGCAGCCGACGCAATAAGCGCCGCACGTCCCGCCGCAAGAAGCGAAAACTACGAAAACTACATCAAGCGTCTGCAGAAGCTCGAAGAGATATGCAGTTCTTACAACGGCGTTGAAAAGTCATTCGCTATTCAGGCAGGCCGTGAAGTAAGAATCATGATAAAGCCCGAACAGGTTGACGATGATAAGATGATAGTTCTTGCAAGAGAAATTTCTCAGCGTATCGAGAACGAGATGGAATATCCCGGTCAGATAAAGGTACATCTGATAAGAGAAAGCAGAGCTATAGATTACGCGAAATAA
- a CDS encoding glycoside hydrolase family 5 protein: MKKRLTAILTVTALLLTGCAGNVTSGTESQPVSDAQSGISDNESSDTSPAPENNASRYEIITATEMAEKMGLGISLGNTMEAYEATDCEKITYEWIPVVGGNEPQDYETCWGADVTTQEIIDGMKAEGFNTVRIPVFWGNMMENDNTYTINKEYLKRVKEIVDYCEKAGVYSVINIHHFDEFIIRRNDLDKCKEIFTHLWTQIAEYFADYPYTLVFEGYNEYLGGNQFDSSGNLKEQSETNAYKMTNTLNQAFVDAVRGTGGYNAQRVLIVSGYWTNIDKTTSSRFQMPEDMVNDRLMVSVHYVDNSMYWSNKIGGEEWLKYIDSQCAELKKAFLDNDIPVFMGETTSTYPASNMAKDATHTDSSECLSIVLGKLTELGIVPVIWDTDSHFYSRTTYKIVNESDRKVIREYSDKLKANLEAQQ; the protein is encoded by the coding sequence ATGAAGAAGAGATTAACGGCAATACTTACGGTAACGGCACTTTTGCTGACAGGCTGTGCCGGAAATGTCACATCGGGAACGGAAAGTCAGCCGGTGTCGGACGCTCAGAGCGGTATTTCGGATAACGAAAGCAGTGATACTTCGCCTGCACCCGAAAATAATGCTTCACGCTATGAGATAATCACAGCAACTGAAATGGCTGAAAAAATGGGGCTTGGCATAAGTCTCGGCAACACGATGGAAGCATACGAAGCGACCGATTGCGAAAAGATAACGTATGAATGGATTCCCGTTGTCGGCGGAAACGAACCGCAGGATTATGAAACCTGCTGGGGAGCGGATGTTACCACGCAGGAAATAATAGACGGTATGAAGGCGGAAGGCTTCAACACAGTTCGTATTCCTGTGTTCTGGGGCAATATGATGGAAAATGACAATACATATACGATAAACAAGGAATACCTTAAAAGAGTTAAGGAGATTGTTGATTACTGCGAAAAGGCAGGCGTATATTCCGTTATAAATATCCACCACTTCGACGAATTTATCATAAGAAGAAACGACCTTGACAAGTGCAAGGAGATATTCACTCATCTGTGGACGCAGATAGCCGAGTATTTTGCGGATTATCCCTACACACTCGTTTTCGAGGGCTATAACGAATATCTCGGCGGCAATCAGTTTGATTCAAGCGGTAATCTCAAGGAACAGTCCGAAACCAATGCTTACAAGATGACCAACACGCTCAATCAGGCATTTGTCGATGCGGTAAGAGGCACAGGCGGATATAACGCACAGCGTGTGCTTATCGTTTCGGGCTACTGGACAAACATAGATAAAACGACTTCTTCGAGATTTCAAATGCCTGAGGATATGGTAAACGACAGGCTTATGGTGTCTGTCCACTATGTCGACAACTCTATGTACTGGTCGAATAAAATAGGCGGCGAGGAATGGCTTAAATATATCGACAGCCAGTGTGCCGAGCTGAAAAAGGCTTTTCTGGATAATGACATTCCCGTATTTATGGGAGAAACGACATCGACCTATCCCGCAAGCAATATGGCAAAGGACGCAACTCACACCGATTCCTCCGAGTGCCTGTCGATTGTACTCGGAAAGCTGACCGAGCTTGGCATCGTTCCTGTTATATGGGATACCGACAGCCATTTCTATTCAAGGACGACTTATAAGATTGTAAACGAGTCGGACCGCAAGGTCATCCGTGAATATTCCGACAAGCTGAAAGCAAACCTTGAAGCACAGCAGTAA
- a CDS encoding NAD(P)/FAD-dependent oxidoreductase, translating into MGGNQAEYDIAIIGTGPAGISAAINARIRNKSFILFGNADLSAKVERSHIISNYPALPEISGSELNRRFAAHLEQMDIEITSERITGVYNIGKYFMLLAGQKEYKADAVILATGAQTVNEIKGERELLGKGVSYCATCDGNFYKGKTIAVISDNKESEEEVDFLAELAEKVYFCPSYKTDYSRENVIRLPGFVKSVNGERHADGITLSDGSIIAVDGVFFLKQTVSADVLLDGLEMNNGSVAVNRDMSTSVKGCFACGDCTGRPYQIAKAVGEGNVALHSAVTYLAENKGKKE; encoded by the coding sequence ATGGGCGGAAATCAGGCGGAATATGATATAGCGATAATCGGAACGGGGCCTGCGGGCATTTCGGCGGCTATCAACGCAAGAATACGCAACAAGAGCTTTATACTTTTCGGAAATGCCGACCTCAGCGCAAAGGTCGAACGCTCACATATAATATCGAATTATCCTGCTCTGCCAGAAATAAGCGGCAGTGAGCTGAACAGGAGATTCGCCGCTCACCTTGAGCAGATGGATATAGAGATAACCAGCGAGCGTATTACCGGAGTGTATAATATCGGCAAGTATTTTATGCTCCTTGCAGGGCAGAAGGAATACAAGGCGGACGCTGTCATTCTGGCAACGGGCGCACAGACCGTAAACGAAATAAAGGGCGAGCGTGAGCTTCTCGGCAAGGGCGTAAGCTATTGCGCCACCTGTGACGGAAATTTCTATAAAGGGAAAACGATAGCCGTTATCAGCGATAACAAGGAGAGCGAAGAAGAAGTGGATTTTCTGGCGGAGCTTGCAGAGAAGGTTTATTTCTGTCCGTCATATAAGACGGATTATTCGAGAGAAAATGTTATCAGATTACCCGGCTTTGTCAAAAGCGTAAACGGAGAGCGTCACGCAGACGGGATAACGCTTTCGGACGGCAGTATAATTGCCGTTGACGGAGTGTTCTTTCTGAAGCAGACGGTTTCGGCGGATGTACTGCTTGACGGGCTTGAGATGAATAACGGCAGTGTTGCGGTAAATCGTGATATGTCAACAAGCGTAAAAGGGTGCTTTGCCTGCGGAGATTGCACAGGCAGACCGTATCAGATAGCTAAGGCTGTCGGAGAGGGGAATGTTGCACTTCACAGTGCGGTGACGTATCTGGCGGAAAACAAGGGTAAAAAAGAATAA
- a CDS encoding DUF4367 domain-containing protein — MNNIEIALEETMYEMIFSDIPKTNYKIHHSFDRRMKKMIRSYLADNTLDKSVHKSKKRWRYIIIIAVTLVLTITAAAVVCYNNIALEKHDTFSLLHIEDTEKAPENIEREYVITAGLDEYMRNTFYNNDGCIVEEYKDGDSQIIFSQMTFSHFNGTRINTETAEGTITAVDVNGITALYFENGKENTLVWNNDEYVFSFQANKLGKDELIALSESVKPKQ, encoded by the coding sequence ATGAACAACATTGAAATCGCACTGGAGGAAACCATGTATGAAATGATTTTCTCCGATATTCCAAAAACAAATTATAAGATTCATCATTCGTTTGACCGGAGAATGAAGAAGATGATACGCAGTTATTTAGCCGACAATACACTTGATAAAAGTGTTCATAAGTCGAAAAAGCGATGGCGATATATCATAATCATTGCCGTGACCCTTGTTCTTACAATCACAGCGGCGGCGGTGGTCTGCTATAATAATATCGCTCTTGAAAAGCATGATACATTTTCACTGTTACATATTGAGGACACTGAAAAAGCACCGGAAAATATAGAACGGGAATATGTAATCACGGCCGGCCTTGACGAATATATGAGAAATACGTTTTATAACAATGACGGATGTATAGTAGAAGAATATAAAGACGGCGACAGCCAAATCATATTTTCTCAGATGACATTCAGCCATTTCAACGGCACACGAATCAACACGGAAACAGCCGAAGGCACTATTACGGCTGTTGATGTCAACGGGATAACGGCATTGTATTTTGAAAACGGCAAGGAAAATACGCTGGTATGGAATAATGACGAGTATGTTTTTTCTTTTCAGGCTAATAAACTCGGCAAAGATGAACTAATAGCGTTATCGGAGAGCGTAAAGCCAAAGCAATGA
- a CDS encoding sigma-70 family RNA polymerase sigma factor, whose amino-acid sequence MIYLAMVDSDEEKDLVEKLYNTYKNTLYNICFAIVRNRTDAEDAVHDTFIRIIDNLCKIKDVDSPQTKAFCIVIARNVAVDILRKSKKSVFVTEEELDFYESDAKNEEVALSNIGVERLKQALRRLPKEYYDVLMLNVKSGCSLSEMSGILGISYQAVRYKLRKARSILLKETEVKNEQH is encoded by the coding sequence TTGATATATCTGGCAATGGTTGATTCCGACGAAGAAAAAGACCTTGTCGAAAAGCTGTACAACACCTATAAAAACACTCTTTACAATATTTGCTTTGCGATAGTCCGCAACCGGACGGATGCCGAAGATGCGGTTCACGATACTTTTATACGCATTATAGACAATCTGTGTAAAATCAAAGATGTTGATTCTCCTCAGACTAAAGCGTTCTGCATAGTGATAGCAAGAAATGTGGCGGTGGATATACTCAGAAAAAGCAAGAAAAGCGTTTTTGTTACGGAAGAGGAGCTTGATTTTTACGAATCAGACGCAAAAAATGAGGAAGTTGCTCTTTCAAATATAGGTGTAGAGCGGCTGAAGCAGGCTTTAAGACGGTTGCCGAAAGAATACTATGATGTACTTATGCTGAATGTGAAATCCGGATGCTCCCTTTCCGAAATGTCGGGCATTCTGGGTATAAGCTATCAGGCGGTAAGATATAAGCTGAGAAAAGCGAGAAGTATATTGCTGAAAGAAACGGAGGTTAAAAATGAACAACATTGA
- a CDS encoding tRNA threonylcarbamoyladenosine dehydratase — protein MLDRFSRTQLVFGKESMDRLEGSRVAVFGVGGVGGYTVEALARSGVGAIDIIDDDKVCLTNINRQIIATTKTVGKYKVDVAKERIEEINPDCKVTAFRTFYMPETENQFDFTQYDYVVDAIDTVTGKIALIENAKKAGTPIISSMGAGNKVDPTAFEVADIYKTSVCPLARVMRYELKRRGIKKLKVVYSKEKPIPPIADEEPNGENGCLSKADKVPGKRQVPGSTAFVPAVAGLIIAGEVIKDIIGYKAADEIR, from the coding sequence ATGCTTGACCGGTTTTCAAGAACACAGCTCGTTTTCGGTAAAGAGTCAATGGACAGGCTGGAAGGCTCTCGTGTTGCGGTATTCGGCGTAGGCGGAGTAGGCGGTTATACCGTTGAGGCGCTTGCACGCTCGGGAGTGGGAGCGATTGATATTATAGACGATGATAAGGTGTGTCTTACCAATATAAACCGTCAGATAATAGCTACAACAAAGACGGTCGGTAAGTACAAGGTCGATGTCGCAAAGGAGCGAATCGAGGAAATAAACCCCGACTGCAAGGTGACAGCCTTCAGAACCTTCTATATGCCCGAAACGGAGAATCAGTTTGACTTCACTCAGTACGACTATGTAGTTGACGCAATAGATACGGTTACGGGAAAAATAGCGCTTATTGAAAATGCAAAGAAGGCAGGAACGCCGATTATAAGCTCTATGGGAGCGGGAAACAAGGTCGATCCTACGGCATTTGAGGTTGCGGATATATATAAGACCTCTGTGTGTCCTCTGGCAAGGGTAATGCGCTATGAGCTTAAACGCAGGGGAATAAAGAAGCTCAAGGTGGTATACTCAAAGGAAAAGCCGATACCGCCCATTGCCGACGAAGAACCGAACGGTGAAAACGGTTGTCTTTCTAAGGCGGATAAGGTGCCGGGAAAAAGACAGGTGCCGGGAAGTACCGCCTTTGTACCGGCTGTGGCAGGGCTTATTATCGCAGGGGAAGTTATAAAGGATATAATCGGGTATAAAGCGGCGGACGAAATCAGATAA